The proteins below are encoded in one region of Paenibacillus albus:
- a CDS encoding aspartate aminotransferase family protein: MEMKSYMRTEGDINLSPERQEWQNQHLSEETKEILEEDSRYFLHQSMSTPCLNVIVNAEGIYLEDQDGRKYMDFHGNSVHQVGYKNRYVLDAVMKQLEELPFLPRRYTNPVAIKLAKKLAELAPGDLNKVLFTPGGTSAIGIALKLARKATGKFKTISTWDSFHGASLDAISVGGEGVFRNHIGPLLPGTEHFMPFNSYRCIMGDCEDGLKSLDYLEFMLEREADVGAIILEPIRSTDVQIPPTAYFKRLRELCDRYGVLLILDEIPTAFGRTGTMFVHEHYGIIPDIVVIGKGFGGGVFPMAGIIVREGLDVAQDISLGHYTHEKSSVGCAAALATIEYIENNKLLEHAQQMELILKEKLAEMMSKHIVIGDIRVKGMLAAIELVTDRTTKEKAVEGAEKVMYICMERGLSFKVSNGNVLTLVPPLITTKEQLEWALQQIEEAIETVFSS, from the coding sequence ATGGAAATGAAATCATACATGCGGACAGAAGGGGATATTAATTTGTCCCCGGAGCGCCAAGAATGGCAAAATCAGCACTTAAGCGAGGAAACTAAGGAAATCTTGGAGGAAGACAGCCGCTATTTCCTTCATCAGTCGATGTCGACGCCGTGCCTGAACGTCATTGTGAACGCAGAAGGCATTTATCTGGAAGATCAAGATGGTCGCAAATATATGGATTTCCACGGCAACAGCGTTCACCAGGTCGGCTATAAGAATCGGTACGTGCTGGACGCGGTCATGAAACAGCTCGAGGAGCTTCCGTTCCTGCCGCGCCGCTACACGAATCCGGTTGCGATCAAGCTGGCGAAGAAGCTGGCGGAGCTTGCGCCTGGTGACCTGAACAAGGTGCTGTTCACACCGGGCGGCACGAGTGCAATCGGGATAGCGCTGAAGCTCGCACGCAAAGCAACAGGGAAATTCAAGACAATCTCAACCTGGGATTCATTCCACGGCGCAAGCTTGGATGCGATCTCCGTTGGGGGAGAGGGCGTGTTCCGCAATCACATTGGCCCGCTTCTTCCGGGCACGGAGCATTTTATGCCATTCAATTCTTACCGCTGTATTATGGGTGATTGCGAAGACGGGCTGAAATCTCTGGATTACTTGGAATTTATGCTGGAACGCGAAGCGGACGTAGGCGCCATTATTTTGGAGCCGATCCGCAGCACCGATGTGCAAATTCCCCCGACCGCTTACTTTAAGCGACTACGTGAGCTGTGCGACCGCTACGGCGTACTGCTTATCTTGGATGAAATTCCTACGGCCTTCGGACGGACAGGAACGATGTTCGTACACGAGCATTACGGCATCATTCCGGATATCGTCGTGATCGGCAAAGGATTCGGCGGCGGGGTGTTCCCCATGGCTGGCATCATCGTCCGCGAAGGGCTTGATGTCGCGCAAGATATTTCGCTTGGACATTACACCCATGAGAAGAGCTCCGTCGGCTGCGCGGCTGCGCTAGCGACGATCGAATACATCGAGAATAATAAGCTGCTTGAGCATGCGCAGCAGATGGAGCTCATCCTCAAGGAGAAGCTCGCCGAAATGATGTCGAAACATATCGTGATCGGTGATATCCGCGTGAAGGGCATGTTGGCTGCGATCGAGCTAGTGACCGATCGTACGACAAAAGAGAAAGCAGTAGAAGGCGCCGAGAAAGTCATGTACATCTGCATGGAGCGAGGGCTGAGCTTTAAAGTGTCGAATGGCAATGTGCTGACGCTTGTTCCGCCGCTCATTACAACCAAAGAACAGCTGGAATGGGCACTGCAGCAGATTGAAGAAGCGATCGAGACTGTGTTCTCGAGTTAA
- a CDS encoding DUF4870 domain-containing protein: protein MESNKIISALCYFSIFFAGFIVPVVIYFVTNDYEVKQHAKRALFSHLIPMIAIPLFFVAIFGGHVGAILLVGLLAAVLGFSVVIWNVVMGIRVLSR from the coding sequence ATGGAATCGAACAAAATCATTTCGGCATTATGTTATTTCAGTATCTTCTTCGCGGGCTTCATCGTACCGGTAGTCATCTACTTCGTAACGAACGATTATGAAGTGAAGCAGCATGCGAAACGCGCGCTCTTCTCTCATCTCATCCCTATGATCGCGATACCTCTGTTCTTCGTTGCGATTTTCGGAGGGCACGTTGGAGCAATTTTGCTCGTAGGACTTCTAGCTGCAGTACTGGGCTTTTCCGTTGTGATCTGGAATGTCGTGATGGGCATTCGGGTTTTGAGCCGGTAA
- a CDS encoding DeoR/GlpR family DNA-binding transcription regulator, with protein MSLAGEERKRSIIAMLGEHGKVNVSELSRHFEVSTETIRRDLDELEKDNKLKKVYGGAVKHKPDIELAYSEREIIHAEEKRIIGDLAANLIDDNDVIVIDEGSTAMQMLHCLDGKRNLTIFVCSIPTLTLLIDYYNRGSYDGKIIFIGGEVNPKHLRVSGPIAEKIMEDFYVNKSFISVDGVSLTNGLTSYDYDRALFTRKLIRSAETVIALADESKIGKRTVAKIAELAGVRYVVSNIPPPSDWQQGLQDLGISWIHPK; from the coding sequence GTGTCCCTTGCAGGAGAAGAGCGGAAGAGAAGCATCATCGCAATGCTTGGCGAGCATGGCAAAGTGAACGTAAGCGAGCTGTCCCGCCATTTCGAGGTGTCAACGGAAACGATTCGCCGTGATCTTGATGAGCTCGAGAAGGACAATAAGCTGAAGAAGGTCTATGGCGGCGCGGTTAAGCACAAACCGGATATCGAGCTCGCTTATTCAGAGCGTGAGATTATTCATGCCGAGGAGAAGCGAATCATCGGAGACTTAGCTGCGAATTTAATAGATGACAATGACGTGATCGTCATCGACGAGGGCAGCACTGCGATGCAGATGCTGCATTGCCTTGATGGCAAGCGGAACTTGACGATCTTCGTCTGTTCGATTCCGACGTTAACGCTGCTGATTGACTATTATAATCGAGGTTCTTATGACGGCAAGATCATCTTCATCGGCGGTGAAGTAAATCCGAAGCATCTTCGTGTCTCAGGACCGATCGCTGAGAAAATCATGGAGGACTTCTACGTGAACAAGTCGTTCATCTCCGTTGACGGCGTGTCGCTTACGAATGGCCTCACAAGCTACGATTACGATCGTGCGTTGTTTACGCGCAAGCTGATCCGCAGTGCGGAGACCGTCATTGCGCTGGCGGACGAGTCCAAGATCGGCAAGCGGACAGTCGCGAAGATCGCCGAGCTTGCCGGAGTCCGGTATGTAGTCTCGAATATCCCTCCGCCGAGCGACTGGCAGCAGGGGCTGCAAGATTTAGGCATATCGTGGATTCACCCGAAATAG
- a CDS encoding extracellular solute-binding protein — protein MKKLASTALTMVIGAGLLAGCGANNSSDSAANGTNAGDAANASGNSKEPKVVTISVRENTWGARKDNFLEAQKRLNEELKSENVKVNIDWWPGIDDDELILQAQAGKVADVFMNSSVDIGWERDAGLIRDIDWLKDSATFKNVPDSYTNIMKYDGHYYGAIQDMDASPVFISRKALEGIGWTKDQIDGLKAKVDKGEFTFEELVNLADEAKKKNLVKVGFAVEDTRFEGWNYAFGVYNYDAASNKLVLSNKAKDVYSFWSDAVKRGVISEGIADVDTDKAAPMFVKGEIFAEFARTEFYSMMREANGMKDDIQGYDKWFNDNVIWIPVPSAEKGGKPVSYSNPAMIFVGPTVDDAKMPYVERLIEHVLDPDLQINHTIASGKLPVTPEAQEDPRFKEMSFYKDHAYLVDFTKTRPALPDYATFVKGYTLGVDAILTKGKSADEAFDYFSKEVKQNVPADHVEIEK, from the coding sequence ATGAAGAAGCTTGCAAGTACAGCGTTAACGATGGTTATCGGTGCAGGATTGCTGGCGGGGTGCGGTGCGAATAACAGTTCGGATTCTGCTGCAAACGGCACGAATGCAGGGGATGCGGCGAATGCTTCAGGAAACAGTAAAGAGCCTAAAGTTGTAACGATCTCCGTTCGCGAGAACACTTGGGGCGCGCGTAAGGATAACTTCCTTGAAGCGCAGAAACGTCTCAACGAAGAGTTGAAGTCCGAGAATGTGAAAGTCAACATCGACTGGTGGCCAGGCATTGACGATGACGAGCTCATTCTGCAAGCGCAAGCTGGCAAAGTGGCAGACGTCTTCATGAACTCCAGCGTCGATATCGGCTGGGAGCGCGATGCAGGTCTCATCCGCGACATCGACTGGCTCAAGGATTCGGCTACCTTCAAGAATGTACCGGACTCCTACACGAACATTATGAAATATGATGGCCATTATTATGGCGCTATTCAAGATATGGATGCATCCCCGGTCTTCATTAGCCGCAAAGCGCTTGAAGGCATTGGCTGGACGAAGGATCAGATCGACGGCTTGAAAGCAAAGGTAGACAAGGGCGAATTTACATTCGAAGAGCTCGTGAATCTTGCAGATGAAGCGAAGAAGAAGAATCTCGTCAAAGTCGGCTTTGCAGTGGAAGATACGCGTTTCGAAGGCTGGAACTACGCGTTTGGCGTTTACAACTACGATGCAGCTTCCAATAAGCTGGTGCTATCGAACAAAGCGAAGGACGTTTACAGCTTCTGGTCCGATGCAGTGAAACGCGGCGTTATTTCTGAAGGTATCGCAGATGTCGATACGGACAAAGCGGCCCCAATGTTCGTGAAAGGCGAGATTTTCGCAGAGTTTGCCCGTACAGAGTTCTACTCCATGATGCGTGAGGCAAATGGAATGAAGGATGATATCCAAGGCTATGACAAATGGTTTAACGATAATGTGATCTGGATTCCGGTTCCTTCTGCAGAGAAAGGCGGCAAGCCCGTATCGTACAGCAACCCTGCCATGATCTTCGTCGGTCCAACAGTTGACGATGCCAAAATGCCGTATGTGGAGCGTCTGATCGAGCATGTGCTTGACCCTGATCTTCAAATCAACCATACGATCGCAAGCGGCAAGCTGCCTGTAACGCCAGAAGCACAAGAAGATCCGCGTTTCAAAGAAATGTCGTTCTATAAGGATCACGCGTATCTCGTTGACTTCACGAAGACTCGCCCGGCACTTCCTGACTATGCCACATTCGTTAAGGGCTACACGCTTGGCGTTGATGCGATTCTGACAAAAGGCAAGTCTGCTGACGAAGCGTTCGATTACTTCAGTAAAGAAGTCAAACAGAACGTACCGGCTGACCATGTTGAGATCGAGAAATAA
- the pbfA gene encoding (R)-1-hydroxy-2-aminoethylphosphonate ammonia-lyase, with protein MELSREQGDINLTDSRSSYWARNLSEQARVIFEEDSKYFLHQSLSTPVLNVLSKAEGIHIYDMEGRPYIDMHGNGVHNAGFNNDEVIEAVISALREKNTFTPRRYTNEHAVALAKKLVEISPEGLDRVLFAPGGSEAIEMAIMLAKQVTGKWKTISFWDSYHGNGFQASSVGGEHLFKAGNGPMMPGALHVEFPNYYRNPWGLSSPEAIDNEIIRQMELLFEKEGEIACVIGEPISATPIVPSSQFWERVKTLCHKHGALLIFDEIIEGFGRTGRMFACEHSVTPDVLVLGKSLGGGVLPFAGILTHEKYNVLQHRSIGHFTHEKNGLCAAAGLAMIESIERSELVAQAERIGRFTLDWLEAMRCRRKLVGHIGGVGLHIGIELVKDQVTKEKAIREAEAVMYMAMERGVAFKIIEGNVITLRPSLVITEVQMQWALEQIEHCIAQVEEGHYY; from the coding sequence ATGGAACTAAGCCGTGAACAAGGCGATATTAACTTAACGGATTCACGCAGCAGCTATTGGGCACGCAATCTGTCTGAGCAAGCGAGAGTCATTTTCGAGGAAGACAGCAAGTACTTCCTGCACCAGAGCTTGTCCACGCCTGTGCTGAATGTGCTGTCGAAGGCGGAAGGCATTCATATCTACGATATGGAAGGTCGCCCGTATATCGATATGCACGGCAATGGGGTACACAATGCAGGCTTCAATAATGATGAGGTCATTGAAGCCGTTATCTCCGCGCTGCGTGAGAAGAATACATTCACGCCACGTCGCTATACGAATGAGCATGCCGTTGCGCTAGCGAAGAAGCTTGTTGAGATTTCGCCGGAAGGGCTGGATCGTGTCCTGTTTGCACCTGGAGGCTCGGAAGCGATTGAGATGGCCATCATGCTTGCGAAGCAGGTAACCGGCAAGTGGAAGACCATTTCCTTCTGGGACTCTTATCACGGCAACGGGTTTCAAGCGTCCAGCGTCGGTGGAGAGCATCTGTTCAAAGCGGGCAACGGTCCGATGATGCCTGGTGCTCTTCATGTAGAATTCCCGAACTACTACCGCAATCCGTGGGGATTGTCGTCCCCAGAAGCGATAGATAATGAAATTATTCGCCAGATGGAGCTGCTCTTCGAGAAAGAAGGGGAGATCGCCTGCGTGATTGGCGAACCGATTTCGGCAACGCCTATCGTACCAAGCAGCCAATTCTGGGAACGTGTGAAGACGCTCTGTCATAAGCACGGTGCACTGCTCATCTTCGATGAAATCATTGAAGGCTTCGGGCGGACCGGTCGCATGTTCGCTTGTGAGCATAGTGTCACTCCGGATGTTTTGGTGCTTGGAAAGTCGTTAGGAGGGGGCGTGCTGCCATTCGCAGGCATTCTCACCCATGAGAAATATAATGTGCTTCAACATCGTTCCATTGGACACTTCACCCATGAGAAGAACGGTCTCTGTGCAGCAGCTGGCCTTGCGATGATTGAATCCATCGAACGCAGCGAGCTCGTGGCGCAGGCAGAGCGCATCGGCCGCTTCACGCTCGATTGGCTCGAAGCGATGCGCTGCCGCAGGAAGCTCGTCGGCCATATTGGCGGCGTCGGCCTGCATATCGGCATAGAGCTCGTGAAGGATCAGGTGACGAAGGAGAAAGCCATCCGGGAAGCAGAAGCGGTCATGTACATGGCGATGGAGCGCGGCGTAGCATTCAAGATCATTGAGGGCAACGTGATAACGCTTCGTCCTTCGCTCGTCATTACCGAAGTGCAGATGCAGTGGGCATTGGAACAAATCGAGCACTGCATTGCGCAAGTCGAAGAAGGACACTATTACTAG
- a CDS encoding carbohydrate ABC transporter permease, whose product MSTSTLKKALVQTYMTLFTLPIIAMIVWYFLAATTNFTTHEFSLENFAFFKEPVEYAGVKLPMIWSIVLNTIVYSLLIVVIEVGISVPTAYAFSRLDFKGKRAAMKFLFLMRAFPGITLIIATFFILVKMDLVNTYLGVILVAITGSLPGRVYIMKGFFDEVPWDIEWAAMVDGTTRYGAFKKVLVPYVLSGIGAISVFAFLGAYGEWFLFKLLIFNDDMMTLAGYLSKLVTKENQIINYGLITAIGLFYTLPVIVFYIFTQKLFMKVNMGGAKQV is encoded by the coding sequence ATGTCTACCAGTACACTTAAGAAAGCGCTCGTCCAAACATATATGACGCTGTTTACGCTGCCGATTATTGCGATGATCGTCTGGTACTTCCTTGCGGCGACGACGAATTTCACGACACATGAATTCTCGCTGGAGAACTTTGCGTTCTTCAAGGAGCCGGTCGAATACGCCGGTGTGAAGCTGCCGATGATCTGGTCGATCGTACTGAATACGATTGTTTATTCGCTCCTTATTGTCGTTATCGAAGTAGGCATCTCGGTGCCGACGGCGTATGCGTTCTCAAGGCTCGACTTCAAAGGGAAGCGCGCTGCGATGAAGTTTCTTTTCCTGATGCGTGCTTTTCCCGGCATTACGCTCATTATTGCGACCTTCTTCATCCTTGTGAAGATGGATCTCGTCAATACGTATCTTGGCGTCATTCTCGTTGCGATTACCGGCTCGCTGCCAGGACGGGTCTACATTATGAAAGGCTTCTTCGATGAAGTGCCGTGGGATATCGAATGGGCGGCCATGGTTGATGGTACGACGCGATACGGTGCGTTCAAGAAAGTGCTCGTACCCTATGTGCTGTCAGGTATCGGAGCAATCTCCGTGTTTGCTTTTCTCGGTGCGTACGGCGAATGGTTCCTGTTTAAGCTGCTCATCTTCAATGACGACATGATGACCTTGGCCGGCTACTTGTCGAAGCTGGTTACGAAAGAGAATCAGATTATCAATTACGGCCTGATCACCGCGATCGGCCTGTTCTATACGCTTCCGGTCATTGTGTTCTATATCTTCACACAGAAGCTGTTTATGAAGGTCAACATGGGAGGCGCGAAACAAGTATGA
- a CDS encoding ABC transporter ATP-binding protein — protein MITLKNIVKAYDVKRGSGGSDGSSGNAVDGLDLEIKKGEFVALLGPSGCGKTTTLMMLAGLLKPTSGEIYFGERLVNHVEPKDRNIGMVFQSYALYPHLTVRDNIAFPLRERKMPKPAAFERAKEISRIVQIDHLLDRKPAQLSGGQQQRVAMARALAKNPEILLLDEPMSNLDARLKLDVRDEIRKLQRELGVTTIIVTHDQEEALAISDRVAILNGGKIQQYAPPHELFSQPVNLFVASFLGNPPMNLIPGSIKQDSNGIQSIVTKGFSYTIPATRQLSAEHIGKAVQFGIRPHDISLTGVSDPEAIPMRVDLIEHLGSGKLVKLIDPAHQLNSMIRLLTDNENAVSSGDTVYMRIRGDKFHLFDETNNGSNLMQYR, from the coding sequence ATGATTACACTTAAAAATATTGTGAAAGCTTACGATGTCAAACGCGGAAGCGGAGGCAGCGACGGCAGCAGCGGCAATGCAGTAGACGGCCTTGATCTTGAAATTAAAAAAGGCGAGTTCGTGGCGCTGCTCGGACCGTCCGGCTGCGGCAAGACGACGACGCTGATGATGCTGGCGGGGCTGCTGAAGCCTACATCCGGCGAAATCTACTTCGGCGAACGGCTGGTTAACCATGTCGAGCCGAAGGACCGCAATATTGGCATGGTATTCCAATCCTATGCGCTTTACCCGCACTTAACCGTGCGCGACAATATCGCATTCCCGCTGCGCGAGCGCAAAATGCCAAAGCCAGCCGCATTCGAACGGGCAAAGGAGATCAGCCGGATCGTCCAGATCGACCATCTGCTCGACCGCAAGCCGGCGCAGCTATCCGGCGGGCAGCAGCAGCGCGTTGCGATGGCGCGCGCACTGGCGAAGAATCCGGAAATTCTGCTCCTCGATGAGCCGATGTCCAACCTCGACGCGAGGCTGAAGCTCGATGTGCGCGATGAGATTCGCAAGCTGCAGCGCGAGCTGGGCGTAACGACGATTATCGTTACGCATGATCAAGAAGAGGCGCTGGCGATCTCGGATCGTGTCGCGATCTTGAACGGCGGCAAGATTCAGCAATACGCACCTCCACATGAGCTGTTCAGTCAGCCCGTTAATCTGTTCGTGGCGAGCTTCCTTGGAAATCCGCCGATGAACCTGATTCCAGGCAGCATCAAGCAGGATTCGAACGGGATCCAGTCCATTGTGACCAAGGGCTTCAGCTATACGATTCCGGCAACCCGCCAGCTGTCAGCCGAGCATATCGGCAAAGCCGTGCAATTCGGCATTCGTCCGCATGATATTTCTTTAACTGGCGTTTCAGATCCAGAGGCGATTCCGATGCGAGTGGATCTGATTGAGCATCTCGGCAGCGGCAAGCTGGTCAAGCTCATTGATCCTGCACATCAATTGAATAGCATGATCCGCCTGCTGACAGACAACGAGAACGCAGTGAGCAGCGGCGATACCGTCTACATGCGTATTCGCGGCGACAAGTTCCATTTGTTCGATGAGACGAATAACGGCTCCAATTTGATGCAATACCGCTAG
- a CDS encoding MATE family efflux transporter: protein MSRSEQELHKQFRREITRLVIPSVLQMVIGNSFSLLNTIMVGRLGDTAIAVVAATGQIGFILSMILSAVYGITAYITQFHGKRDQESVKKAFGLMLLSSVLVTLTLLIIIMLFRSSLLSLFVNDPQAAAYGVQYLSVLMVVYLINSFKDVYGQALGAIGRNKLTLVVGLIAMSLNAVLDYALIYGKLGFASYGIQGAAWATLAASVLSTLLLLGYVYGKKYYFHITMKELLQSFNLSFAKKIYATTLPLILHEGLWSVGNMLYAVAFGYMGVSALATFQLARTFNGYFMMVIFGFAYAAKVMIGQKLAQDDSREALIYAKKFTRLSVAASVVVSALILSLNPVMLRLFSHTSSDVQTALHHIMIIQAAVMSLYFLNNVWIVGMFRAGGDNVYTMRLIGVTTWVIALPLVFAGAYLFHWPIEVVYFMFAMEEISKAFIGYFRYRSKRWANNLISTMDEEREVA from the coding sequence ATGAGCAGAAGCGAGCAGGAGCTGCATAAGCAGTTCCGCCGAGAGATTACGAGACTAGTCATTCCTTCCGTGCTCCAGATGGTCATCGGCAACTCTTTCTCACTCCTTAATACCATCATGGTCGGCCGTCTCGGCGATACGGCTATCGCAGTTGTAGCCGCGACAGGCCAGATTGGTTTTATCCTTAGCATGATTCTGTCCGCGGTGTATGGAATCACGGCTTATATCACGCAATTCCACGGGAAACGCGATCAGGAGTCCGTGAAGAAGGCGTTCGGTCTCATGCTCCTATCGAGTGTCTTGGTAACATTAACGTTGTTAATTATCATCATGCTGTTCCGCAGCTCTCTGTTATCGCTGTTCGTTAACGATCCGCAGGCTGCTGCATACGGCGTACAATATTTATCCGTACTGATGGTTGTTTACCTGATCAATTCGTTCAAGGACGTCTACGGTCAAGCGCTTGGCGCTATTGGGCGCAATAAGCTGACGCTTGTTGTGGGATTAATTGCGATGTCGCTCAATGCAGTCCTAGACTATGCACTAATCTACGGTAAGCTCGGCTTCGCTAGCTACGGCATTCAAGGCGCCGCATGGGCGACGCTGGCCGCATCCGTGCTCAGCACGCTGCTCCTGCTTGGCTATGTGTATGGGAAGAAGTATTACTTCCACATCACAATGAAAGAGCTGCTTCAATCGTTCAATCTTTCTTTTGCGAAGAAGATTTACGCTACGACGCTTCCGCTTATTTTGCATGAAGGACTTTGGTCGGTCGGGAATATGCTTTACGCGGTTGCTTTCGGCTACATGGGAGTATCGGCACTTGCCACGTTCCAGCTCGCCCGAACCTTCAATGGCTACTTCATGATGGTGATCTTCGGCTTCGCCTATGCTGCAAAGGTGATGATCGGCCAGAAGCTGGCGCAGGACGATTCACGGGAAGCGCTCATCTATGCGAAGAAATTCACGCGACTATCGGTTGCAGCTTCCGTCGTCGTTAGTGCTCTGATTCTCTCGCTTAATCCGGTCATGCTCCGGTTGTTCAGCCACACCAGCAGTGATGTGCAGACCGCGCTGCACCACATCATGATCATACAGGCTGCTGTCATGTCGCTTTATTTTCTAAACAACGTATGGATTGTCGGGATGTTCCGCGCCGGCGGCGACAATGTGTATACGATGAGGCTGATCGGTGTAACGACATGGGTGATCGCACTGCCGCTCGTATTCGCAGGCGCGTATCTATTCCATTGGCCGATCGAGGTGGTCTACTTCATGTTCGCTATGGAGGAGATCTCCAAAGCGTTCATTGGATACTTCCGTTATCGCTCCAAGCGGTGGGCGAACAATTTAATTTCAACGATGGATGAGGAGAGAGAAGTTGCTTAG
- a CDS encoding carbohydrate ABC transporter permease — translation MSQLEAAAMKPNAHVTAARAIPYKKPLRKILYPYLFIAPFSVLVLVFFILPAVATIGMSFTDLNASMKLHFIGLTNFKRIFMDYNLPQILTHTAVFAILSLVISMLFALVISIATQYFLKGKVSAVIYRVLWLIPSIIPSVVYVTFWKYVFDPTDGGFLNRVLAGMGVISEPLSWFTKGAMAIIILATIVSTISGGMILLSAAINSIPEDLYKAARVDGASEKSVIFKIILPTLRWPLMYITISDLIGFVSSYFFIMLLTQGGPMRDTTTLSLYAFQQAFNLKYYGYGAAISMLVVVISFVLTMLLIRLFDFDQLIKPSRIED, via the coding sequence ATGAGCCAATTGGAAGCTGCCGCTATGAAACCGAATGCGCATGTAACTGCAGCGAGAGCAATTCCCTATAAGAAGCCGCTGCGCAAAATCCTCTATCCGTATCTATTCATTGCACCGTTCTCTGTGCTTGTACTCGTATTCTTCATTTTGCCTGCCGTAGCGACGATTGGTATGTCATTTACCGATCTGAACGCTTCGATGAAGCTGCATTTTATCGGCCTGACAAACTTTAAGCGGATTTTCATGGACTATAATCTTCCGCAAATTCTGACCCATACGGCGGTATTCGCAATATTGTCGCTGGTCATTTCGATGCTGTTTGCGCTAGTTATTTCGATCGCAACGCAATATTTTCTCAAAGGCAAGGTTTCTGCAGTCATCTATCGTGTGCTATGGCTCATTCCGAGCATCATTCCGTCCGTCGTCTACGTTACGTTCTGGAAATATGTATTCGACCCGACAGATGGCGGATTTCTCAATCGTGTCCTGGCAGGAATGGGCGTCATCTCGGAGCCGCTGTCTTGGTTCACGAAGGGTGCTATGGCGATTATCATACTGGCGACAATCGTCTCGACGATCTCCGGCGGCATGATTCTGCTCTCGGCAGCGATTAATTCGATACCGGAAGACCTGTATAAAGCGGCGCGCGTAGATGGGGCAAGCGAGAAGTCAGTCATCTTCAAAATCATCCTGCCAACGCTCAGATGGCCACTCATGTACATCACGATCTCTGATCTGATCGGCTTCGTGTCATCGTACTTCTTCATTATGCTGCTCACGCAGGGCGGTCCCATGCGAGATACGACAACGCTGTCGTTGTATGCATTCCAGCAAGCGTTCAACTTGAAGTATTACGGCTATGGCGCAGCAATCTCGATGCTTGTCGTGGTGATCTCGTTCGTGCTGACGATGCTGCTTATCCGTTTGTTTGATTTTGACCAGCTTATTAAACCGTCCCGGATCGAGGACTAA